One window from the genome of Hyalangium gracile encodes:
- a CDS encoding phospholipase D-like domain-containing protein: MLPSSSMRPSSLLVLSLALACATPAPRPLAAESTSATAEPDLVLVESSPVETPMDHPDIPDAWRVWPEMIGSATRTLDIEQFYVSNTPGGRLEPVIQAIEAAADRGVRVRLLAEEKFARQYPETLERLAARRGITVRRMDTAKSMGGVQHAKYFVVDGREAYFGSQNFDWRSLEHIQELGLRVRVPEVVRALGAVFEYDWALAAGATPAPVTSGTGGLGPFPARFDGETVRVSPAFSPQGFLPDPATWDLQRMVGLIDSAKRSVRVQLLTYRAKARDGGEFRELDKALRRASARGVKVELLVADWSKRSGTIEGLQALHAPPGLTVKMATIPRASSGFIPFARVVHAKYMVVDGETSWVGTSNWERDYFTQTRNVGLFIEGPAFARQLERFFSDTWTSPYSAEVDPKATYTPPAISSEQ; encoded by the coding sequence ATGCTCCCCTCCTCCTCCATGCGCCCGTCCTCCCTGCTCGTCCTCTCCCTCGCGCTCGCGTGCGCCACGCCCGCGCCCCGTCCGCTGGCCGCCGAGTCCACCTCCGCCACCGCCGAGCCCGACCTGGTGCTCGTGGAGAGCAGCCCGGTGGAGACGCCCATGGATCACCCGGACATCCCGGATGCCTGGCGCGTGTGGCCGGAGATGATCGGCTCCGCCACGCGCACGCTGGACATCGAGCAGTTCTACGTGAGCAACACGCCGGGCGGTCGGCTGGAGCCCGTCATCCAGGCCATCGAGGCCGCGGCGGACCGCGGCGTGCGCGTGCGGCTGCTGGCCGAGGAGAAGTTCGCCAGGCAGTACCCGGAGACGCTGGAGCGGCTCGCGGCCCGGCGCGGCATCACGGTGCGCCGCATGGACACGGCGAAGTCCATGGGCGGGGTGCAGCACGCCAAGTACTTCGTCGTGGACGGACGCGAGGCGTACTTCGGCAGTCAGAACTTCGACTGGCGCTCGCTCGAGCACATCCAGGAGCTGGGCCTGCGCGTGCGAGTCCCCGAGGTGGTCCGCGCCCTCGGCGCCGTCTTCGAGTACGACTGGGCGCTGGCGGCGGGTGCCACGCCCGCTCCGGTCACCTCTGGGACCGGTGGACTCGGGCCCTTTCCAGCGCGCTTCGATGGAGAGACGGTGCGCGTGAGCCCGGCCTTCAGTCCCCAGGGCTTCCTGCCGGATCCGGCCACGTGGGACCTGCAGCGCATGGTGGGGCTCATCGACAGCGCGAAGCGCTCCGTGCGCGTGCAGCTGCTCACCTACCGCGCCAAGGCGCGTGACGGCGGCGAGTTCCGCGAGCTGGACAAAGCGCTGCGGCGGGCGAGCGCCCGAGGCGTGAAGGTGGAGCTGCTCGTGGCGGACTGGAGCAAGCGCTCGGGCACCATCGAGGGCCTGCAGGCGCTCCACGCGCCGCCGGGCCTCACCGTGAAGATGGCCACCATCCCCCGCGCCTCCAGCGGCTTCATCCCCTTCGCGCGCGTGGTGCACGCCAAGTACATGGTGGTGGACGGCGAGACGTCCTGGGTGGGCACGAGCAACTGGGAGCGCGACTACTTCACCCAGACCCGGAACGTGGGCCTCTTCATCGAGGGCCCCGCCTTCGCCCGTCAGCTCGAGCGCTTCTTCTCGGACACCTGGACCAGCCCCTACTCAGCCGAGGTGGATCCGAAGGCGACCTACACCCCGCCCGCCATCTCCAGCGAGCAGTAG